AGTTCGGGATGAGAGAGGGAAGGCATTGAAATAGAAGAGTATGAGTGTGGGACTGTATTATTCTTTCAGTCAATTCACATTTGATGTACATTGTGTCAATTGCAAACTGACTTAATGCTTCTATTGAATTCATGTTATATTTGTCTAATTAATTCCTAGTGTCTACTTGTAATAGATCCCTGTCCGTTCAGATCCTACAATATTTTCGTGGTAATTTTTGTGCTTAAATCTTTGACACATTGAATATCTATTGTCTATTATCTATGTAGATTTTCACCATTATGTTATCTTTACTCATTCCTTGTTTCTGCCTCACTATAATGTGGCAAGCAATCTCGAAATATTGGCTAATCGATGTCATCTCAAATTTACAGCTCATCAAATATGGTTGTGTCGTAATATTCAATGTCACAATGTGGGGATGCTATGTCAATAGCCTTAAAGCTCTATCATCTCTACAAGCTACTGTGACAAACTTTGCAACCAACTTTTTATCATCTGGATTGGCTGGATTTTTACTTTTCCAGGAGCCACTACCAATTCAGGTAATTTATGAAGTTTGTGGTTCTCTGTGTTTATGGACACCGTATGATCCTTTGATCGTGTTTCTTGTTCAGTCCTTCCTGCCTATTTTATGGAAGTCCATATGTTGTGGATTAACTTTTCTGTGATTTCTCTAGACGTAGAACGAGCCTTTGATCCCATTTCTTGTTCAGTCCTCTCTGCCTAAGTTATCGAAGTCATTATGTTGTACTGTTACATCTTAGAACCTATTAACATAGCAGGATTAACTTTTGCACGATTTTTGTAGTCATAGATTTATCAACTAATAAAATAACAAAGGCCAACTAAAATTAATGTGCTTCTCTATGTAAAGGAAATATTTCCATGGTTTGTACTTCGTAGCCCCTCGAAAGTGAAGAAATCTAGCTTCTGCTTTAGGTCCCCAAAAATTTAAGTATATGACAAGTTAGAATTCTGATATCCAAGTTAACCATTTGTGTCAATAAACTGCTTTGGTTCTTGTTGTCAATTTAAGTATTTACCTTGTCTTCAGTCTCATGTCTTGAGCCCTTACAGGGTAGAAACACTCAAAACAATTGCCTCCCTCAAGTCAGATGTAGGCACACCACTGATTTATAATAAAATGCCAAAGAACTTGTAGCTAGGTTAAAGTTAATCTGAAGCTTTAATTAAGTCAGAAATGTGTGTTTATATGATTGCTATGAGTTTTAGTTTCGCTACATGATAATACATGTCCCAACATCTAACGCTTTTACATCGACTAAAACTTAGATGATCATCTTGCCATAAATGATGAAAATTAGCTTTGTTCCGCTCCTTTCATTTATACTTTAAGCGTGATTGCTATAATATATACTTCCTCGACCACTTTAAGGCAGATTGATCTTAAGAAGATCATTGCTTACTCCTCAGTAGCTCATATGAATCTGGTGACTATTGGTATGTTTAGTCGGGTTAGGTCACCTATTTTGAGTTATGGACACACAAGGCCAAAACATGTGTGCTGGGCGCGCGACCTATCAACCTACTAACCCATTTGGTCGACTGATTGGTATTACTTTTGTAGTGGTTTGCAGGTGCTGCACTGATTGTTCTCGGAGTTATTGTTTTGAGCAAGTCAGGCATCGAAAAGAAAAGGCATACCAGTTAGATAGTAGTCTTTGATTTAACTTCTATTTCTGAATTTTGAGTTCTTTTTATATACGGATTTTCTGTTATTTGAATCATTAAATGTTAAATTAATTGATCGGTATTGTGTAACATTGTAGATATTATCCTAAAATCCCAAGTAATTTTTTTTGACACGTTACCTGGCTTAACCTCAATACAAACTAGGGAGAAGGGCTAAATATACACATGTACTATGAGAAAAGGTTTAAATatacccttcgttatactttgGGTCCAAATATACTAAATTAGTATTAATTTTGTTCGAAAGAAACTAACATACTTTTCCTACATGTTGTACCTGTAAGATTTTGTGAGGTTCACAATTGGGTAAGATAGAAAATTGCACGGTGCATTACACATTACACTTTATGTGTAATGACTCAGTAATATTAAACAAAAGGCCCAGTTTTTCCCATTGTTAATAAATTAATTTACCTTATTAaagaaaaagttttaaaaagattGTTGGATACATGTGCTTGCAGCTGAATCCAACTGTGACTCCATCAACATGCTTTTTGTTGTTGATTTTGCTTCAAAAGAGCATAAAGGCAATACCTAACGCTAGCAGAAATTTATCATATAAAGGTCAAAAATTGATCAATGTTTTAACTGCTTTGTAGTTTTCTTGAACACAAAACCCCAATTAGAAGAGAAATTTTATTCACTAAAGGGGGGAGAGGTAGTGGTCATGAGTTTCAACTGAAGCACaagtttctttctttcttggtaTGTTTCTGGCTTCGGAAGTTATCAAATTTTCAGTCCCTTTAGTTGAAGTTATAGGTCTTAATGAAGTTGTATTAGTACATACACCTCGTTGCTTAAAACCTATATAAAAGACTAAACTTTAAAATTCAATATTGTTCATGGCGGCGATTATGGCTGGTGGCAATGGTGGTGGAGGGGAAGTAAATTTTGGTGGTGGAAAAACAAATAGAAAGAAGGTGTAAAATGGGTTAGGGGCACTGAGGTGTCATGCCACGTGGCGTCCACCTCATAAAATATTAGTGCCACGTAGGAATGGATGTCCTACTTGGACAAACTTAACggatgaggggtatatttgaaccaatagtataACGGCAAGAGTAAATTTGGACCCAAAGTATAACGAGGGGAATATTTAAACCTTTTCTCATAGTataagggtatatttggccctttaccGTACAAACTACTCAAATTTCAACTCAAATTTTATTTAGTTTCAAATTCGAATATCATAGTAGCTTGttagaaataatatttttttttaaaaacacacacacacacagtgtAAATTAAAAAGATAAAATTTTAAGATATCCTTACCTTATAATCTACGTATTTGAgtcgaaaaaaatatttgaaatcaaaGATCAACTCCAAATTTTTTATACTCTAAGAAGAAGAAATTTCGTTCCTTTTAGATTTcccatatattttcttttatcttattttattctttctttcgttacaaaataataataatttattttaactaTAAAAGAATGAGTTTAATAGAAATTGTCTACATAagaaatttatttatattaacctttggttgaaattctttcatatttttcttttggctCTATCGAATTAACTTAAATAAGTGCTCACCCAACCGcttaagtaaaaaaaaattaaagaatatatataatttttatataaatatgtatattatatatatatatatatatatatatatatatatatatatatatatatatatatatatatatatatataattgtgtgTAATCAGTGTAtcatttatgatatttatatacaGATGATATTTAATATTTCAGTGACTCTATTTTATCCATGATATGATTTCTCTTACATTAATTCAAAAAGCTCTCCACTAAAATTCAAAAATGTcttatccttttatttttaaaattgcaCTACATCTTAAAAAATCACCCCATTTCAAAATAACTctttaatattttttgaaaaatatttcacgtcatacaatttttttttaaaacacatTTTTTTGTTATACTTAAAAATTGATTTAGAAAATTGTCAATTTGAAACCAATATCTCTCTTGTTGAAATTCGAGAAGAAAAACCTTTCACATAATCTAATAATTCGAAATTAATATTcatcaacaaaaaaaaattagattCTTTAACAATGAATATGATTATGATATTATTTACACCGCATCATTACAGTAAATCTCAAGAAGTTCCATCATCCGAGATAACTTTCTTAACTTTGAACGATTTAGTTTTCAATTCAAAGTTATCACtaaaatttagatgatattcTTTTTGTTTGAAATATTTATTTCTGAATTTAAAAAATGCTATTACAACTCATAGTAAACATATCTTAAAATTATTAAGTGGCTTGTTAATAGCTTGATACTTGGCTTCGCCATATTGCAAACTATACTcttatatagagagagagaaatAGACAGAAGGGTTACTTGATTAAAGTTTGTACCACAGCTTTCATAAAATTATCAGAGTACATTCCATAATTGCAGTTAGTAAGAACTGAATTTGAAACTAATGCAAATTATGCGAATTTAATCACGAATAAAGGAACATTATCCAACTCTTCGAAAGCAAACAACAGCATATCAAGAGAATCTACCGTCTTTAAATTATTTATCCCTTTATAGTCTATAGAACTGATTTTTAGATTTGCCTATGTGAGTTTCGCTAAGTTGCTAAATCGGAACAGAGGAAAATATTTGCTAAGTTGACAGCCAAAAAGAAGTTCATAATATAACTATGACGTATCCATTCAGAAGATTCATGTATCCAACCTCAACTAATTCATAAGAGatatagggtgtgtttggtacgaagaaaaatattttcatgaaaaatgtgtgattttatcacttattttttcttgtttggttggtgagtgaaaaactttttccgaaaaatattttctagtatttGATTAGAGagcagaaaatatttttttatgctacttTCCTCACCCCTCCTTCCCCCAGGTCCCCATGTTTCCTTGCtcgcccccctccccccaaatacCCAACGTTTTCAGGACTCCATTTTCttcaaggaatttaattattcttctaaaaattaacacaaacccaaaggaactaatgtgctgCTTATTTTTTTTACGCAAAAATAATGTTAAAATTTGTCttccataactaaaaagaaaatattctttttttggttgaaaaagaaagtacaatttctacaacatgaaaataaagtactcattttattaaaataaaagaaaatacccattttgttgaaatgaaaaaaaaaatactttttcatatcatgaaaaaaaatactttttttgttgaaatgaaagaaaatactttttctaagaaaaagaaagtacttttttgttgaaataaaaaaaaatactttgttATATCATgtaaaaaaaatactcatttgttgaaatgtaaaaaaaaaatctatctacagcataaaaagaaactactattaataatatttttatttaggttGAGGGGTGGGAGTGGGTGGGTGGGTGTGGGGGTATGGTGGGGGTTGGTTGGGATGGGAAATAGGGTGGGGAAGGTGGAGAAggagttttagaaaatattttcccttctcttgatagaGAAAACagtttcctccaattggaggaaaatgagttagcgaggaaaatattttcaaaacatttaatccaaaccaaacatgagaaaattgaaaaatattttccttcgtatcAAACACACCCATAGTTGCGGTATATTTGAAGTAGAACAATAGCatatttggccaaacttctccaagttgaaaaatacttttttttttcaaaaagaatatttttttttcaaagttgaagtttttgccaagcttttagctagagaaaaaaaaaattagtagAAGCAAAAACAGTTTGGGAGAAGCATAAGAAAGTAGCTTCTTCCCataaacacttttgagaaaaatacacttagaagcactttttaaaagtttggccaaacattaATTGCTGCTtggaagtgcttttcaaattaattagtcaatcaCAAACTGCTTTTGaaaaaacacttttgaaaaaaaaacactcctcaaaataagttgatttttctagcttggccaaacaggctataaattTGTTATACCCAATTTCAAGAGAAGACCAAAgttcaaacaacaacaacaacaacgtaACATCAGACCCAGTATAATCACacatagtggggtttggggagggtagtatgtacgcagatcttacccctgcCATGtggaggtagagagactgttttcaaTAGACACTCGACTCTGGAAAACATAAGTACcacaataataaaaagaaaaacaagacgGGACAATACCGAGAAGCCATGCAAAGCATCATAAATAacaataagatagcaagatgatCGAAATGCAAAAAACGACATGTAGTCAAAGAAATCGAATATCAACCAAATGCGAGAGTGCGAACCAATACTACCGGTATGAATAATCTAGACTACCTAACTTATTAATCTAATCCTCGACATTCATACATTCGTATCAAGAGTCATGTCGCTGTGTCGTGCCTAATCAAAGTTCAAACTCACACTAAATTATAAACTTTGCCATAATTAGCTGTCTTTGCGAagtgaaagaaataaaaaaacaaTAAAACAGAGAAATACACCAAATGTCGTATACAATGTTTTATATGCAAGTCGGGACTTGTCCATGACTTGTTTTATGGCTAGATATCTTCTAAACGACTTGGGACTCTATTTAAAGTACTctacaattaaaaaaaattgacGACTTGGTATATTATTATGTCTACGTAGTAAAATTAATTTAGCACAAGTTTTTTAAGTTCAtacatttttaaatatatttaaaacattTTTTCATGGTTTAATATCTTTCGAATATCtaaatatatttagtaaaaatttaaaattgacTCACAAATTGCATCTTGGGATGTTATTGctcttttaaaacactggtctcACGGCATTTAATTTACTGCCCAGCTTCAACCCCAATTAAAAAAGCAGAATTTTCCAAATATTTGCATGGCTTTGTGATTCCAAATCACTCTTTATACAGAAAGCGATATGTCAACTTCACGAGATATTAGTGaaagatacaacaacaacaataacccagtataattccattAGTGTGATCTggagaggatagtgtgtacgcagactttacccctaccatgaggtagagaggctgtttccaatagaccctcggcatccttccctccaagaactccccaccttgctcttggggtgactcgaactcacaatctattggttggaagtggaggttgcttaacaTTAGTGAAATATGAACTTTGAAAATACTTAATTGGTATATAAAATGTATTCCTACCACTAAGAATAAGCAACATGGCTAAAGCAGATGAAAAAGACACATTAAAAAGGTTGCCTTTTTTTCACTTATATAAGCACAAATCTCAATAAGCTTCCTACTCACAGTTATGACTCTctttttttcttcacttttcagtCAATTTCAGCGAACAACATAATAATATGAAAGTGGACGAGTACTATAACTACTACTTATTTTTCCAATTTCCAAAGGGTAATAAGAAACTTTTTTTAATTAGTGTCCGATCAATTTCCGCATACCTTTACTAATTTCAGGAGTATCTATTAACTCTTATTAGTATATATTTTCTCCGTTTCAGTTTAAATGACAGATTTTTCTTATTAATCAAAAAAAAAAACGTATTTATTATCTCCAATAAAATTTGAACATAAAATCTCATGAGATAATAAAAAAACTTAagacaaagaaagaaagaaaacaaaaagatgcTGGTATGGGGTGGTCTTGGTATAGACaggtaaaatataaaattaataaaaaatacaaaaaaaaaaaaagaaaagaaaccccccctccaaaaaaaaaaaaaaagagttgatGTGTGATGTCAATGTGGGTGTGTACTCTTCCTCTTtgctctttctttttttctttcaacTACTGCTCTTTCTTCACTGATATTTATTTCCTTCAAGTTAGGGTTTTTAACCCcccttttctctttatttttcttcttcccaATTATGTACAACTTTACTATGTAAGCTTTACATGTAGTCTTTTAACTCTTTAATGGTtgtatctttttttcttttttttcttttttctattttccctttttatgtattttGTTCGTCAGTTGAATTTATGCTTATACTTAATTCAGCTGGGGTTGAATGGAAAATCTTGAGCTGTAGGTTTTGATTAGTGTTTCAGCTTGTTTATGAGTTGGTTTGAGCTTGAATTTGGGTTATTTATTGTTTTTGTCTTGCTTTGATTTTTGGGGTTTCACTTATCTGAACTGGGCGTAATTTGTTTCTCAGAATCTTGATTAACTGATTGTTTAATTGCTGCTGAAGTTCATTACCTGTTCATGTAATTGATCTACATGTTTTCATTTTTTAAGTGCCAATTTCTGACTTTACTATTTTTTGGTTATAAAGATTGGTTCTTTCTATGTTGAAAGACTTAGTTTTTTTGTTAGAACTCTTTTTTCTGCTTTAGTTTAGATTAAGTCAATGCATTGTCTAGTGAAACACTTATTAGCCTTAAAACCTTCAGACCCTCAATTCATTTTTGTATATTGTGTGTAGAGTGTATGTCGTTGAGCCGATACAGTTAACACTGTTTAGCTGTAAGAAAGTACTAGTTAGAGTTAAGCACACCGTTAAGATACAATCATCAAGCTTGTGTTTTTAATCTTCTTAATTTTTTCCCTGTTTgaatttttgtgtgtgtgtgtttgggggGTGGGGGATGGGGCTGCGTTATGAGCTACTCTTTAGGTTAAATTGCTTGTATTGAAATTCTTAAGGCGATTGATTATTGGCATTGGTGTAAGTATTTCGTTGCTCTGTCTACGTGGTTGAAATCACAGCAGTTTTTCTTATTGTTGGATGAAAATGTAAGTTCATAGTAAGCTGTAGTCGTGGAAGATAACGAATGACTACTGTGTTTGTCCATCTTATTGCAAGTTTTTAGCACGAGGAAACAATTTACTACCTTATATAGCGATACGTGTTCCTTACATCCAGTTAAGTGGAACAAGTTCAAGAATCTGAAATATGTCTGCATGGATCGTTCATGTTTGGGTAAAGAGACAACGCTCGTTAAAAAGTGTGCCCTTTCCAATATTATCGTAATTCTTTTGGGCAAATATATGACACGGAGCTTCCATTTTTCGTGCTGGCCATTGAGAGTCTGATATGAGCTATGTTGCAGTGCTTTTTCAGAAGTCAATATTGCAAAAATTCTCCTTTCGATATTTTAGCTTGAATTTCATCCCGAGatcaattataaatgatactgacaagatGTAACAGTGCTATGTTtcttccctttttctttaagatATTTTTTCTACGCTtatttgtatttttgttttttctaCGCTTATCTGTAATAGTGTCAAGGGGCTGCCGCATTGTACTTAGATAGCTTAGCACCAACTATAATTTTGTACCTGTTCAGAATTGGGGATGCTCTCTTTATGGCATCTTTGAACGAATTAATCATGCCAGTTTAATGTGCCAAGATCTTCCAGTGGCTTTTTCTGTCAAGGGTTTATTGGGAGATTGTCCGGTCTCCGATTTACACCGCTGTTCCAACCGATTCTGCTGAAATAATTTTGAAAATACTTAGGCCTGAGTCTCATCCCGAATTAGCTTATTCATATCTGTTCTGCCTTTCAGCACCTcctattaatttatttttacacgTTTTATGTCATATCTGTTCTGATTATCAGAATTGCTTTATCTTGTCATAACTCGTAACTAATCTGCGCTTTCATTTCCCCTTCTGGGATGGATATTAAATTTTTATGTGAAGTTTGGATTATTATAATCTCTGGACCTCTACCTATTTAACGGCACAAATATGTGTATTTCTACCATCACCAAAGCGTTAAAAATCTTCTGTTCTTTGCTTGTCTCTGCTTCCTTACGTTTCTCTCAAGGTCAGTGGAGTTAATGATGAGTGTTTGTCTTTCAGGTTCTTTATGATTCAGCCTTGATTAAGAGAATGCAGATCTGAATCTGTTGGTAATTGGTGAGTTTGTGATTGCTGAATTCGTTTATTAGCTCAAAGCTCTAAATCTATGTATATGCTTCCTGAAATGGAATGGattaattttgttggattttttcCCCTTTTTTGCGACTCTTCTGTTTCCCTTATTTTCTTTTGTTAAGAGCATTTGAAGACAAAGGCTTCTATGGTTGATTCTTCCTACTCGTGTATTTTTTTAAGTATTAGATATATATGGCATTCGGCGACACTATCCATGCTGTGAAGAGATGTGACctattttattttctaatttttggcgTCAGGGATTGATTTTCCTTGATGAGTATATGTCAACTTTGTCGGATTGAAGGCTGAAATTGATTTTGACATTAACCACCCACATATATCGTATGGATGACAGCGGGCATCGTGATAACGGAAGGCATAAACCGCCTCAGGGTCAGGTATGTAGCAGCAGTTAAAGTTGATTTCCTATTTCTTAGTTTGGATCTTAACTACGATTCCCAGGAGAATCTAGGATTTAAACTTGATGAGTTCAATCTTTATGTTCTTAGTTGTAAACCCATTGAACTTTAAAAACTATGGGTTCAAAATGTACtcaaagggcagcccggtgcactaaactcccgctatgtgcggggtccggggaagcCCCGGACCACAAGGGTTATTTTACACAGCcttatttctgcaagaggctttTTCATGGCTCGAACCCGCGACCTCCTGGtaacatggcagcaactttaccagttacgccaagagTTCAAAATGTactatttattaaaattttggatATTTTACACATTTGCATCTAAGCTTTGAATGCGTACCTTATCTACATTTGTCACTGGTAGTAACTAAAATATGCTGTGTTGAATCTATTATATGAACAGTGGATTCTGCAGCAAAATGAAGTATTTCATTGCATAGATACTAAGCTTCTTTTGTTTTTTTCCATATTTCAGTGGTTGATGCAGCATCAGCCATCAATGAAGCAGATTATGGCAATCATGGCAGAAAGAGATGCCGCCATACAAGAGCGGAATCTGGCCCTTTCTGAAAAAAAGGCTGCCTTGGCAGAGCGTGACATGGCTATCCTTCAGCGGGATTCAGCAATAGCAGAACGAAATAATGCCATCATGGAACGGGATAATGCCATCGCTACTCTTCAGTATCGAGAAAGCTCGATAAGTGGTGGTGGTCAGATTGCCCGTGGAGTGGTAAAACACATGCACCATCCTCAACAGCATGTACATGTACATCATCAGCCACATATGGGAGAACCTACATATAACCCGAGAGACATGCACGTGAATGAATCCATGCCAGTTTCACCTGTTGCACCGGAGCCCACAAAGCCCCGTCGGAACAAAAGAGCTAAGGAGCCAAAGGCAATGACAGGTTCCAAGAAGACTCCAAAAGCATCGAAGAAAGTAAAAAGGGAAACTGAAGATCTTAACCAAACGACATTTGGTAAGTCTCAGGAGTGGAAGGGTGCACAAGAGATGGGCGATGCAAGTGATGACCTTAATAGGCAGTTAGCTGTGTCAAAACCCGATTGGAAGGATCAGGACCTGGGGCTAAACCAAGTTGCATTTGATGAAACAACAATGCCAGTCCCGGTTTGTTCCTGCACCGGAGTTTTAAGACCTTGCTATAAATGGGGAAACGGAGGTTGGCAATCCTCGTGTTGCACGACCAATTTGTCGATGTATCCATTACCAGCTGTTCCTAACAAGCGACATGCCCGAATTGGTGGTCGAAAAATGAGTGGAAGTGCATTCACCAAGCTGCTCAGTCGCCTGGCGGCAGAAGGCCATGATCTATCAAATCCAGTTGA
This region of Nicotiana tomentosiformis chromosome 4, ASM39032v3, whole genome shotgun sequence genomic DNA includes:
- the LOC104114411 gene encoding uncharacterized protein isoform X2 translates to MEIGYVWAVAAGFNAALAAISAKFFSSQLIKYGCVVIFNVTMWGCYVNSLKALSSLQATVTNFATNFLSSGLAGFLLFQEPLPIQVLH
- the LOC104114411 gene encoding uncharacterized protein isoform X1, with protein sequence MEIGYVWAVAAGFNAALAAISAKFFSSQLIKYGCVVIFNVTMWGCYVNSLKALSSLQATVTNFATNFLSSGLAGFLLFQEPLPIQWFAGAALIVLGVIVLSKSGIEKKRHTS
- the LOC104103907 gene encoding protein BASIC PENTACYSTEINE6-like; amino-acid sequence: MDDSGHRDNGRHKPPQGQWLMQHQPSMKQIMAIMAERDAAIQERNLALSEKKAALAERDMAILQRDSAIAERNNAIMERDNAIATLQYRESSISGGGQIARGVVKHMHHPQQHVHVHHQPHMGEPTYNPRDMHVNESMPVSPVAPEPTKPRRNKRAKEPKAMTGSKKTPKASKKVKRETEDLNQTTFGKSQEWKGAQEMGDASDDLNRQLAVSKPDWKDQDLGLNQVAFDETTMPVPVCSCTGVLRPCYKWGNGGWQSSCCTTNLSMYPLPAVPNKRHARIGGRKMSGSAFTKLLSRLAAEGHDLSNPVDLKNHWAKHGTNRYITIK